The Plodia interpunctella isolate USDA-ARS_2022_Savannah chromosome 8, ilPloInte3.2, whole genome shotgun sequence genome window below encodes:
- the LOC128671888 gene encoding uncharacterized protein LOC128671888 isoform X1, with amino-acid sequence MGCARELCTQDKMFIFINIAFAMYSGALLATAARLAWDPSTYSWFRFLCETQYHVSLGYVLAAGLWLAALVYLAAAATARRSRKNHRKCLKLYAVGVAVLAVSEVAYGAWMATSLMEWWETDPHAELARKGMRLMEDFKPALLAVRNYKDVVEPVLDMLEEVERKAPNNVFVIVIFGFLGLVLQIAAFVIACQLSRRARERASAAASAGSGERLEKGAASAPAHDDDSDDSQQETPPGWRRKANLSMYTIIDKIF; translated from the exons ATGTACAGCGGGGCGTTGCTCGCGACAGCCGCGCGCCTGGCCTGGGACCCCAGCACGTACTCCTGGTTCCGGTTCCTGTGCGAGACGCAGTACCACGTGTCGCTGGGGTACGTGCTGGCGGCCGGCTTGTGGCTGGCGGCGCTGGTCTACCTGGCCGCGGCCGCCACGGCGCGTCGCTCGAGGAAGAACCACAGGAAATGCCTCAAGCTG TACGCGGTCGGCGTGGCCGTGCTGGCGGTGAGCGAGGTGGCGTACGGGGCTTGGATGGCGACGTCGCTGATGGAGTGGTGGGAGACGGACCCTCACGCCGAGCTGGCCAGGAAGGGCATGCGCCTCATGGAGGACTTCAAGCCTGCGCTGCTCGCCGTCAGGAACTACAAGGACGTCGTCGAACCGGTGCTTGACATGTTAGAG GAGGTGGAGCGTAAGGCCCCCAACAACGTGTTCGTTATCGTCATCTTCGGCTTTCTGGGTCTCGTGCTTCAG ATCGCAGCGTTCGTGATAGCATGTCAGCTGTCGCGACGCGCTCGCGAGCGGGCGAGCGCAGCCGCGAGCGCGGGCTCGGGCGAGCGGCTGGAGAAGGGCGCCGCGAGTGCGCCCGCGCACGACGACGACAGCGACGACAGCCAGCAAGAGACGCCGCCCGGCTGGCGCAGGAAGGCCAACCTTAGCATGTACACTATTATTGACAAGATTTTCTAG
- the LOC128671888 gene encoding uncharacterized protein LOC128671888 isoform X2, with protein MYSGALLATAARLAWDPSTYSWFRFLCETQYHVSLGYVLAAGLWLAALVYLAAAATARRSRKNHRKCLKLYAVGVAVLAVSEVAYGAWMATSLMEWWETDPHAELARKGMRLMEDFKPALLAVRNYKDVVEPVLDMLEEVERKAPNNVFVIVIFGFLGLVLQIAAFVIACQLSRRARERASAAASAGSGERLEKGAASAPAHDDDSDDSQQETPPGWRRKANLSMYTIIDKIF; from the exons ATGTACAGCGGGGCGTTGCTCGCGACAGCCGCGCGCCTGGCCTGGGACCCCAGCACGTACTCCTGGTTCCGGTTCCTGTGCGAGACGCAGTACCACGTGTCGCTGGGGTACGTGCTGGCGGCCGGCTTGTGGCTGGCGGCGCTGGTCTACCTGGCCGCGGCCGCCACGGCGCGTCGCTCGAGGAAGAACCACAGGAAATGCCTCAAGCTG TACGCGGTCGGCGTGGCCGTGCTGGCGGTGAGCGAGGTGGCGTACGGGGCTTGGATGGCGACGTCGCTGATGGAGTGGTGGGAGACGGACCCTCACGCCGAGCTGGCCAGGAAGGGCATGCGCCTCATGGAGGACTTCAAGCCTGCGCTGCTCGCCGTCAGGAACTACAAGGACGTCGTCGAACCGGTGCTTGACATGTTAGAG GAGGTGGAGCGTAAGGCCCCCAACAACGTGTTCGTTATCGTCATCTTCGGCTTTCTGGGTCTCGTGCTTCAG ATCGCAGCGTTCGTGATAGCATGTCAGCTGTCGCGACGCGCTCGCGAGCGGGCGAGCGCAGCCGCGAGCGCGGGCTCGGGCGAGCGGCTGGAGAAGGGCGCCGCGAGTGCGCCCGCGCACGACGACGACAGCGACGACAGCCAGCAAGAGACGCCGCCCGGCTGGCGCAGGAAGGCCAACCTTAGCATGTACACTATTATTGACAAGATTTTCTAG